ACCTTTTAAAGCGCTGACACTTTACACGATCTGAGTTAAAGCAGACACACAATACCCAACAATTACAAATACGTCCACACATCCCCTTAATTATAcacgattttaataatttacaacgTTCATAATGATAGCTGACGCTCATAAAATTAGACACCGTAAACCTCCGCATTTATTCAGTAAAGGAAATGTTATTATAACAAGATTTTCAATCATCAACATAACTTTTATaaagttgatatttttattaagtcaaCTGAGAATAAATTCTCTCGTACGCAAGGACTCTCATCGTCGGAAACAGAAATGTTGCCAACCTTACTTCGCAATTTTCACATGCCTTTTTAACTTACCGGTGCTAACTCGCTTCGTACGTATTTagttcaatatttaattttttgtaattaaaaactTAAGTGTGCAATTTTTTTCAAACAGTCACGGCTTAATCAAAGTGTAAAGAAATGCGGTTTTGATCTAACATTGGTAAGGCTATGAAAGTGTGAAGTTTTCTAGCGCGACATTGTTTATACGGAGACTTAAATTTAATTGGGTGGCTAATACAGTAGCAGGGCTGGGTCTAATTTACGtgttaacatttttaataaggCCGTGCGAGGTGGGGTGCCAAGTGGCCGGCCATTTATGTCGTGCTCATGCAGTTCCTGTAGTAATTAGTCCGACCCTCTCGAGGAAGCTCATGAGTAGTTCCTTCTGAAAACCTGCTAATTACATCACGCCCATATCTTCGCAGTTTCGCTTTGTTCCGGAGCGATGTTTCAATTAATGTTattagacaaacaaagcgtgcgagagaagAACATATCTAACGGATAGAAAAGGAAAGGAAATGTACTGTAACCaaatttgattgacaagtcgtcaacagtcagccacgcttgctATTAGTCTTGAGTAGGCTATCAGGTCCGTACGGTAGTATACTctataatagcctaaacacatggttgaatttggtacggccgagCAATGGACGCGGTCCGGTAACTGatcatattcgatggtatgtctaCCAGTAGTactgtttaccagtgggaggctcctgtgcataggataccggctagattatgggtaccacaacggcgcctatttctgccgtgaagcagtaatgtgtaagcagtcCGTGTTTCGgtccgtagctagtggaattactgggcccatgagacttatcatcttatgtctctaggtgacgagcgcaattgtagtgctgctaagtctcatttgcccagtaatttcactagctacggcgcccttcagaccgaaacacagtaaagtttacacattactgcttcacggcagagtgATAGCATAgtcgccattgtggtacccataatcttagCCGGCTTTCTGTACAAACGAGCCTAAATTGTATTCTTTATTTACGTAGACATAGTCACGGGGACTGCTCGTAGTATATATACCCATACTTATGTCCCTTTCAGGCGATGACCCATCGATTCCGTTTTAAAGTGTAATTTGTAAGAATGAGGACACCTCATGTAATTACCGTTCGTGTTTCCCCTTTCAGAATTCTTTCAGAGATGCTATCGCAAGGAAATGGCCGTTTTCCGTTGTCCACAGTGCAGCCATTAAGGGTGAATATAATGGAAATGGAAAAAACTTGTGTGACGAATTAATCGCAATTATATACGAATATTTTTAAGCTGATTCGTGTTTAtcttaacaatatattttatttggtatCCTCCTTGATTTATAACTAGGTTCCTTCAGAACGACTTAAGATCCATCAGTTCTCAAACTTCTACTCTAGGTTCCATAAAATGTTTTAGGGAACACCTTTCGAACTGTTGCAAATCCAACTGCAACGTTGTCATTTTATCAAAAAGGGTAACTTTAAccttataattacaataatataattaaaaaattcataaatatgCAATATATTCATAGCATCAATATTCATTGTATTTGAGTGTAATAGAGTTATTTCTCTTTAATATGTAGATATGTAACTAATCGCTTTATAAAGATTGCGGTAGCTACAGTGccttgtaattaattttaattaatattgattacctaaatatatataaatattattatttgaaacacAATATCTTattcagttgtattttatataacgctGTTGTggctttaattaatatttcttgcGGTTTGCAATGTTTCAGTTATCAGTTTCCAGGAAAAACTCACTGCATAAGACATAGGTATtacaatcatattatattataatcagcctgaattattttcatattcgaCATAAACATCTCCTAAAACATGTCATATCTTCGACTGTACACTTCTAGCTACTAACTCTAAATCTCTTCCTTCCAAACTCGCGATCTCCACTCAAGACCACGTTGACCCCAGCGGTTGTGTTCTACGGCTAAAGAACACGGGGAAgggtgctggtgtgggacgctacactctagctccttctcatgtccaagttacgtcagttggtgctggggctgcagcttcgactgccgaagacagcaaacgtcgaaaatatgtcggtctcagtgaatGTTTtgcatctttgtgccgtttggtttTGAGACACTAATATCTCTACTAATGAttctactatattatattatattataacggATCAAACTCCGTATACTAATAtcgtagattcagtaatttcaaagaaatatttatagtgacgattcaaaagtgcttagtttaagcctaattgaataaagtctaTTTGTATTCGACCATACAAAAAAAGAcgtgtataaatatttttaggttttaagatttttttttaacttatttgttatttaagttaattttgtttcaaaatagAGATCGTATGGTTGAATGTTATTCAATTTTGCTAAATAGGCACCGTATGTAAAAGCTTTTACAAAGTTCTTTTATCAGTTCAGATAATAAACTATTGGCTTAAGATACGAACAGAAAGCTGTGATAGTGGAGATATCGCAAATTGAAGTGCTCTGTACACACGCCTGTAGTTGAGTTTCTCTATCTTTATTATGGGGAATGAGTGAAACAGAGTTTCAGGTGAAGGGGAGTTTATCAAGGCACGCGTTTGGCAGGTGACTCTTATCAATGCTTAGATAGAGTGAAAACAGCTCGAGTGGAAATCAATAATAAGTGTTCTAACACTTTACGATTAAATCCATATAGGAAAATGAAATGTAGAATTAATATACTGTCACAttacaattgtattttttgtatttctatttaaaataacgataaaaattcctctaggagagtttcttgttcCTGAAGGTAGTGTTCaaaattgacatcaaaaagtatttcgaaagaattaattttcaatcagtcaatgccttttatgcctatatAATTGTAACGGCAAAGTTGTAATggtcattttattaaaataaaaaaaaaatagatttcagtttcgagaaaactttttttttgacatgtcGACAGTAGAGTACTACCTACCTCAAAGGTTTCTATCAGACCATCACgtcatgtgtataaaatgtatcttaaaatctcatattattatttgaaatttattcaattttttgaatttatttagaTACTTTTCTGTATTCGCTTTTCCCTTAAATAAGGATAATAACTCATTGGAAAAACCATACAAACGATAGAAAACctagtttatataataaagaaattatgGCACTATTTTCTAGAATATGCAATGTTAtaagaaaatagaaaattaaagagttctgCATTTGCTCGAAGTATTTGAGGTACAATTtacagtaatttaaatattatttattctgttACGACGAACACGCTGCGGCGTAATAAGTATGTTAGTGTATATCTTGTTAATGTAAATCTTATCAGCTTAGAGGACACTAAGAAATGTTTAATGCAATTTGCTGGAGTCTTGTTGAATTATATAAATGTGACTATGTTGTATCATCGAGAAATGTAAgactatgtaaatattttaacagtgggaggccctttgcacaggatgccggctagattataggtaccacaacggcgcctatttctgccgtgaagcagtaatatctaagcattattgtgtttcgatcgatagggtgccgtagctagtgaaattactgggcaactgagacacatgtaacatcttatgtcttaaggtgacgagcgcaattattgtagtgccgctcagtattgtTCTGGGTAGggttatcaattatcatcagctgaacgacctgctcgtctcgtcccttattatcataaaataattgtCGAAAAGGATTGGATCAAGATAGGCTAGGAACTGAACAGAGTAAGGAATAGACAAATTCGAGATAAAACTAAAGTAATCAACTTGCTATCAAAAATAGATCAGCTCAAGTGGAGATGGACAGGTCAAATATGTGTTATCACCCCGGACAAGTGGAGCAAATTGGTAACAAAATGGTACCCCAGAGAAGCAGTCATATCGTAATAATAGCCTGGAAATACAGTAAAagattgtaatattgtttttgagGGGGCAAATGTCAAAGTGGCTTTCCTTATAAAAGTTTCGTTGCCTttcttttgagtatttttaaataagaacctattttatgatattttttatgacatttccAAAACGATTTTTACTTACAAAATTTCTACTTTTGTatgcatataataaataatgcaataatcagttaaaaaaagtgttaattgttaaatttattaccAAAGTCAACTCTAGTATAGAAGGgctataaatatatgtttatacaCTTGAATTGTGTGCGTATGTGTCAGGGAAGTAACCCCTTAAGTGAGTGATTAGGAAATAGTGAATTTACAAccctttattaaattattatagagTAATTGGATAATCGAAGTCGAAGACGTCGTGATTGTGTTTACGATTGGTTCTGACGTTGTTTAAAACGATTCAATTATtgctttgaattaaaaattatcagACTAGAGTGTTTGAGCTTCTTTTGTATGGTTTCTTatgtaagaggaggacaaagGTGCGTACGTGTCATCTGTTGTTAGGTGttcaaaaccagaggaatcacaggagcgtttgcCGGAATTTAAGGAAGGCGTgaacgctttttttgaagatacctaTGTTGTATCTTCCTTgaaacagcgcacaaggaagctcatggtgTTTGACCATTGCCAAATTACCGGAATAATAGCGGCCGacaattttaaagtttatttagttttcatagttaaaaaattgttttttttttgtctataaTGACAAAGGTACCTAACTGATCgataatttaacaaattttaatttttacatgtTTCGGTCACACGAAAAATTTGtacatatatatacctatatccTAACCGATATTATAAAAGCGGATAAGAATTTGTTGTTTGTTACGCTATCATGCCTTAAATACTTGACTGATCATCGTGAAATTTTGCACAGAGGAGCAAGGAtgatataatttacattttattccgaatatttaaaaaatccagAGGGATCGTTATACAAATTTAACGCCGAAGATTTCGCGCTAAAACCTATATAAAATCTTGCAAAATAGCCTAGACTTTAATACAAACTCGACAAAAAAATTTGAAGCATTTATAAAATGTTCACATCACAACATTTACCTTCCAatgtaagaaaaataaaaaaatctcaccTGAAGTTTGAGAACCACTTGACGAGCTGAGCTGTGTTGTTCTTGTTGAATTTGATGTCGGGGAAGTACATCTTGAGGACTGCGGAGCTGGGATACCTCACCCAGAAGAACATCAGCTTAGCTTTGCGGAGGTGCATCGGTGTTAGGGTTGACGAGTGCAATGGAGTCAAGGGCATATTGGCAATGActactttataaaaaataataaacacacGAAAGCGTAACTAGATTTTATCTTACATAACTACTCTAGTTagattctataaaataaaaaaaatttttgggtacGCTTCGTTTAAGTTTAAGCCATTTAAGTTATACCAAGTTGATATCTGGCAATCAATAGATTTATGACTTTTACGCGCGTTTGTGAGTCTTTTTCGTCCTCAGAGCCACATTTTGCAATCAGTCTGGAAGCGAGAACCGATACGACTAAAGGACTTTTAGGGTTTgagcatactcccaccataTAGGCTGCCTACGCAACTCATTGGCTCTGTTCCATAAGCTTTTTAAGATTGTAAAGTATGTTTATGAAAAGAAATCATTCAATTTGTCGATCGTTAATTCAACTCATAATGACTGATGAATGAGGAAAGATCTAGAAAATATAGGTCGTGTAAAGAACAGTTTTTAGATAATGCATAGATCAAAAGACAGTTAACTTTCTGTTATAGTTTTATAATGTATCTTCATTGTGTAATAAGGTTGCTGAAGAACCAGGCTAAgaactaattataattaaggGCTGTGGATATCGAGTTATTCTTGGATATATAAAGGATGTTAGTAAATCTGATTATATCCCTGTATTACGTCGAATGAAGCACCACAAAGTCTTAATCCATTTGCATCTAATCTTATAAAGCACCTTATCTCATATTATACTCGATTTGATCTAAACATTGAAtacaatagaaaatatatccttAGCGACTGAGCACGTAAATTGACTCATTCTCATTATGTTTAGAAATATCACTTGAGATATTCTTCAAGATATATGTAATGATAATCTCTTTAATTTACATCACAAGATGAAATTTGTATTAAATGATTCTTACGAGGTATCGTTTAATAACAAAACGTTACGACTTTTCTTTAATACCTAGGTATTAGCAAACGATATGTACTGAGGAGTAGAAACCGCAACACTTCTAAGGTTTCCACAGTCGTACAGTTAACCGTTAAGTCGGAAGTAGGCGGTGGCAGTCGTAAGGTTAAACACTACAGAAATAAGATATCTGTGGCGGCTAACGTGCTCAAGTTAACACGATAAATGGACACATTACGTTATGAGGacattacttatttatatttcacagtTAATAAGTATTTAACTCTACATCTAAACAGCGCGAATCGGTAGGCTATAGTGTTAATTACGCTAATTGGCGGAATTGGAGTAGTGTGAAGTGATTACAGTAAAATTAGGCATTCCATCGGGGTCAAATTATGATGGAAGTCGTTTTGTTAACGGCAGACATAAGGTCGGATCTTTGCTAGTTAcgatattcataaaaaatcttaaaattaatattagaatTGTCTATTAAAAAGGATATAGTAGGCTGAACTCCGTCGAACGGCAGGTCAGTGGAGTTGCAGTCTGAGTGCGGATCCTGGGAGTCCATGTGGTGTGGGTGATGCGCTGCGTGATGCGGCACGTGGGGGTGATGGGCCCGCAGGTAGTCCGGGGAGCCATGGTGTGCCGCTGCCAGCAGCACCGGGTGCAGCATAGCTGGTGCGTTGGGCAGCGGTGGGGAGTCGCGCTCTGGAGCCGGCGGTGATCGAGCTAACCCACCGCCCGCCCCGAAAAATGGCGAGTACGGAGAAAACACTTGGCTCTCGTGCAGCGACGGATTCGGAATAGCTACAGACGTCGGCAGCGCCATTCCACCAGGAAACGGTCGCGGTGACGGTGACTCTGGAAACTTGCTCTCCGGAGAATGCCCCACTCCTTCTCCGAGTATTCGGCTCACGGTCCTCGGAGTTATTCTCGTGTCCGTCACCTTGTGCCGCTTTCTCTTCGGTGTCACCACTAGACTGAGCGGCTCACTGGGGTCGTTTTGCTCCCGATCGAAGTGTCCGTTCATCGGCCCGAAGTGCGACGGCAGCGGTTTCGATGGCGTCTGGAACATGCCTGTTGGAGGTCTCATGTGAGCACTGTGGCCGGGCCCGCCCGCCTCTGGATGCAACGGGAACGCCGCTCCTCCTGGCGCACGGGGGCCGTTCATGTGGCTCATAAACATCGGGTTATTTGGCATAAAATGAACACCGTTTGGTGCAGCTGGGTGATGGACGGGCTGGTTACCTGGAATTTGTCCCGAGGGTCTCTCTGGAGCTTTTGGCGGTGGTGTTTTCCTGTCGAGCAGCCGCGTGGCCCGCATTAAGTCCTTGTTTAATTGTTCTGCCGCTGCTGCCGCCGCTTCTGATTGCTTGCCCATTATGCGTCGCTGGTGAACGAATCGTGTTACGATAGAGTCTATAAGAGTAGCTAATGAAGCAGTTATTTCACTTTTTAGAACTTCTGCTAAACTTTCAAGGTCAGCTCCTGACACTGGTCCGACGGAACCGGCATTGCTGCGTAGTGCATCCAGTCGTTCTGCTAGTTCTGAAGACATGGGTGGCTTAGGTGTCTGGCCCATTTGTCTCTGTTGAGGCGAATGTTGGTTGGACTGTGGTCTCTGTTGCTCACTATTTCGATGTTGCTCACTAGCTTCTTTCATGCGGGCTTCTTGTTCCATAAATAATTTCTGACTAACATTTAAATACATGGCAGCTGCATTGTTCAGATGTTGATGTGGATGTGGCGGATGCATGTGCTCATTCGGTGGTAAATGGGGAATCATAGGAAGTGCACCATTAAATCCTGGTGGAAGGTGAGGATGTGCGATACTTCGTGCCTGTATCTTTGCAGATATCATCTTGTTCATCACCTCAGTTAGCA
The Leptidea sinapis chromosome 9, ilLepSina1.1, whole genome shotgun sequence DNA segment above includes these coding regions:
- the LOC126966087 gene encoding homeobox protein prospero gives rise to the protein MMSSEEEADSLAPYSDKLLKKQKRVRQRVDAGEPRNSYSTLATNGPAPARLAHMSGGLYGAIFEGRQHFGLFGPCYAPAEMLNELLGRAPRQEDAGDEASGGDMLRDRVLRDILQSRKKEFMRLSPDNNNVLANNNNDEPKEEKRSPERPVSRDSRADLDDALLNLDSVGDSRISPPPAQPLSDHLLAPKSEPEDRDSDAQRSSPRPVDVKRARVENIVSTMRSSPAPQQPQVNGCKKRKLYHPQQHDGAAERYGASHSSSAHTVTDDSDDDGERPPIQQKLVEKNALKSQLRTMQEQLAEMQEKYMQLCNRMGQESETIDNDGASSDAEQTEDPVPKLEPASPVKEAPPPAPSSTAPNMLTEVMNKMISAKIQARSIAHPHLPPGFNGALPMIPHLPPNEHMHPPHPHQHLNNAAAMYLNVSQKLFMEQEARMKEASEQHRNSEQQRPQSNQHSPQQRQMGQTPKPPMSSELAERLDALRSNAGSVGPVSGADLESLAEVLKSEITASLATLIDSIVTRFVHQRRIMGKQSEAAAAAAEQLNKDLMRATRLLDRKTPPPKAPERPSGQIPGMFQTPSKPLPSHFGPMNGHFDREQNDPSEPLSLVVTPKRKRHKVTDTRITPRTVSRILGEGVGHSPESKFPESPSPRPFPGGMALPTSVAIPNPSLHESQVFSPYSPFFGAGGGLARSPPAPERDSPPLPNAPAMLHPVLLAAAHHGSPDYLRAHHPHVPHHAAHHPHHMDSQDPHSDCNSTDLPFDGVQPTISFLIDNSNINFKIFYEYRN